Proteins encoded in a region of the Halioglobus maricola genome:
- a CDS encoding polysaccharide deacetylase family protein produces MKADPGFYDYWPYEGRPKITWPGGAKLAFWVAPNIEYYELDPPANPQRKAWPQPHPALPGYSIRDYGNRVGHVRQMDVLEKYGVRGSVSLSTALCDHHPEIIEMCAERNWEFFSHGIYNTRYTYGMSEEQERDMIRDSMESINKHTGQHCAGYLAPALSHSEKTLDLFAEAGTELAGNDAGFYTCDLFHDDQPTPISLRSNKQFVSIPYSLEMNDTIAYVVNKIEPRRYGQMLKDNFDRLYQEGAESGTVMCIPTHNYQVSCPHRLKAFEEALEYITGHSDVWVTTGRDIARHYIDNHYESSVDDIANRREVTTDGP; encoded by the coding sequence ATGAAAGCGGACCCAGGTTTCTACGATTACTGGCCCTACGAGGGCCGGCCAAAGATCACATGGCCGGGCGGCGCAAAGCTGGCCTTCTGGGTTGCGCCCAACATTGAGTACTACGAACTCGACCCTCCAGCCAATCCGCAACGCAAGGCATGGCCCCAACCGCACCCCGCCCTGCCCGGTTATTCCATTCGCGATTATGGCAATCGCGTTGGCCACGTACGCCAGATGGACGTATTGGAAAAGTACGGCGTGCGGGGGTCTGTATCGCTTTCTACCGCGCTATGCGACCACCATCCGGAAATCATCGAGATGTGCGCCGAGCGCAACTGGGAGTTCTTCAGCCACGGTATATACAACACCCGCTACACCTACGGCATGTCCGAAGAACAGGAGCGCGACATGATTCGCGACTCCATGGAGAGCATCAACAAACACACCGGGCAACATTGCGCCGGATACCTCGCTCCCGCCCTCTCGCACTCAGAAAAAACCCTCGACCTATTCGCCGAGGCGGGCACTGAGTTGGCCGGTAACGACGCGGGGTTTTACACCTGCGACCTGTTTCACGACGACCAGCCCACGCCGATCAGCTTGCGCTCAAACAAGCAGTTTGTGTCCATTCCCTATTCACTGGAGATGAACGACACCATTGCCTATGTTGTTAACAAGATCGAGCCCCGCCGCTACGGACAGATGCTCAAAGACAATTTCGATCGCCTCTACCAGGAGGGGGCAGAGTCCGGCACGGTGATGTGTATCCCCACCCACAATTATCAGGTGAGCTGCCCGCATAGGCTAAAAGCCTTTGAGGAAGCGCTGGAATACATTACCGGCCACAGCGACGTATGGGTAACAACCGGGCGCGATATTGCCCGCCACTACATAGACAACCACTACGAGAGCAGTGTCGACGACATCGCCAACCGTCGGGAGGTGACAACTGATGGCCCTTGA
- a CDS encoding isochorismatase family protein has product MEHSNKTAREIYQEVINNPARKRFGFGQKAVLVNIDPQKAYTRTDLFATAYETDPKQLDYVNELSREFRRLGWPVVWTHVAYMASAEDAGIWGTRTDTPDSLQNIKFDSERSEFDDRLEIDRVKDVIYLKKMPSAFFETQLQSLLVWHQVDTVILTGGSTSGCIRATAVDSLSRGYRTIVPEQCVADKHESFHFANLTDLALKYADVLSVDEVKTWLSGAQASGQQ; this is encoded by the coding sequence ATGGAACATTCGAACAAGACCGCCCGGGAAATCTACCAGGAAGTCATCAACAATCCTGCGCGCAAGCGTTTCGGTTTCGGCCAGAAAGCGGTGCTGGTCAATATCGACCCCCAGAAGGCCTACACCCGCACCGACCTGTTTGCCACGGCCTATGAGACCGACCCCAAGCAGCTGGACTACGTCAACGAACTCTCCCGCGAATTCCGCCGCCTGGGCTGGCCCGTGGTATGGACTCACGTCGCCTACATGGCATCAGCGGAGGACGCCGGCATCTGGGGCACTCGCACCGACACCCCTGACTCCCTGCAAAATATCAAGTTTGACTCCGAGCGCTCTGAATTCGACGACCGGCTCGAGATCGACCGGGTAAAGGACGTCATCTATCTGAAGAAAATGCCCTCCGCTTTCTTTGAGACCCAATTGCAGTCCCTGCTGGTCTGGCACCAGGTAGACACGGTCATCCTCACGGGCGGTTCAACCTCGGGCTGCATCCGCGCTACCGCAGTGGACAGCCTGTCTCGGGGCTACCGAACTATCGTCCCCGAACAGTGTGTGGCAGACAAGCACGAGAGCTTCCACTTCGCCAACCTGACCGACCTCGCGCTCAAATATGCGGATGTGCTGTCCGTGGACGAGGTTAAAACATGGTTGTCCGGCGCACAGGCAAGTGGGCAGCAATAA
- a CDS encoding winged helix-turn-helix domain-containing protein, producing MSAYQIGPILFDVEACEITSEGGTQHLQPQVRSVLLCLARHSGEVVSKERLVDEAWAGRHTSDEAITRCISLLRRHFEACGERHLIETIPKSGYRLIESAEAANDAAPLATGPGLTLDMPGFTAKTAVNVVVTATVAFLLLSGLVIASDFFSLTR from the coding sequence GTGAGTGCCTACCAAATCGGGCCGATACTGTTCGATGTTGAAGCCTGTGAAATCACGTCCGAAGGCGGGACCCAGCACCTGCAGCCACAGGTACGTTCAGTGCTGTTGTGCCTGGCACGTCACAGCGGCGAAGTGGTTTCCAAGGAGCGCCTTGTCGATGAGGCTTGGGCCGGTCGTCACACCAGCGACGAGGCAATCACCCGCTGCATATCCCTTCTCCGTAGACACTTTGAGGCCTGTGGTGAAAGGCACCTTATCGAAACCATACCGAAATCTGGTTATCGTCTTATTGAGTCGGCTGAAGCGGCGAACGACGCGGCACCGCTGGCGACGGGGCCAGGCTTGACGCTTGATATGCCGGGGTTCACCGCCAAGACCGCGGTAAACGTCGTTGTTACTGCGACAGTGGCTTTTCTCTTGCTCTCGGGTCTGGTCATTGCATCGGACTTCTTTTCGCTCACAAGATGA
- a CDS encoding type II asparaginase, giving the protein MKPNIVILATGGTIAGAGQSGTEAGYASGQLGVEQLIEAVPQLQELALIRGEQLMSVGSQDMDDAAWLTLARRINALQAASDVAGIVVTHGTDTIEETAYFLNLVVNGDKPVVMTAAMRPATALSADGPLNIYNAVAVAADADSASRGVLVVINDNIHGARGMTKSSTTDVQTFVSPGRGLMGETHYGQNRYFRHPYKRHTRQSEFSIDELDALPRVDVIFVSAGVSADLVDDAVARGARGLVLAGVGNGNMTAQMQAAVGRATGAGVVVVRSTRVNSGVVGRNIEIDDDALGSVASGELNPAQSRVLLKLVLCLTDEAHQVQAYFDQY; this is encoded by the coding sequence ATGAAACCCAATATTGTCATTCTCGCCACCGGTGGGACGATAGCCGGTGCAGGCCAGTCCGGCACCGAGGCCGGCTATGCCTCCGGCCAGCTTGGGGTAGAGCAGTTGATCGAGGCCGTGCCCCAGTTGCAGGAGCTCGCATTAATTCGTGGCGAGCAGCTTATGAGTGTGGGTAGCCAGGACATGGACGATGCCGCCTGGTTGACTCTTGCACGTCGCATCAATGCGCTACAGGCAGCGTCGGATGTGGCGGGCATTGTCGTCACTCATGGCACGGATACGATTGAAGAAACGGCCTATTTTCTCAATCTCGTGGTCAATGGTGACAAGCCTGTGGTGATGACCGCAGCGATGCGTCCCGCAACGGCGCTCTCTGCCGACGGTCCTCTGAATATCTACAACGCGGTAGCCGTAGCGGCCGACGCAGACAGTGCTTCGCGTGGCGTGCTGGTCGTCATTAACGACAATATCCACGGCGCCCGGGGAATGACCAAGTCATCAACCACCGACGTACAGACGTTTGTATCACCGGGCAGGGGCCTGATGGGGGAAACCCATTACGGCCAGAATCGCTATTTTCGGCATCCCTATAAGCGCCATACACGCCAGTCCGAATTTTCAATAGACGAACTGGACGCGCTTCCCCGCGTCGACGTCATCTTTGTCAGTGCGGGCGTGTCGGCAGATCTAGTCGACGATGCCGTCGCCCGCGGTGCGCGCGGACTGGTGCTCGCGGGAGTCGGGAATGGCAATATGACCGCGCAAATGCAGGCAGCGGTTGGCCGTGCAACCGGGGCCGGCGTGGTCGTGGTTCGCTCTACACGTGTTAACAGCGGGGTAGTGGGGCGTAATATTGAGATAGATGACGATGCCCTGGGTTCCGTGGCTTCCGGCGAGCTCAACCCGGCGCAGTCACGCGTGCTGTTGAAACTGGTGTTATGCCTTACTGATGAGGCACATCAGGTGCAGGCCTATTTTGACCAATACTGA
- the truC gene encoding tRNA pseudouridine(65) synthase TruC, with amino-acid sequence MTNTDSSETLPVLFQDEHMVAVNKPSGLLVHRSPIDRHETRFALQLVRDQIGQRVYPVHRLDKPTSGVLLFALNSDIARELSAQFASHTVDKQYLAVVRGYCPEEGEIDHPITDKPDKMIDGLRSQPRPAQEALTRYQRLATVEVPYAVDRYPQARYSLVALQPVHGRKHQLRRHMKHLGYPMIGDAKYGKGVHNRFFHTHYGCDRLLLACVGMTLLHPVSGEPVVLEADIGQGFERVLEALGWASVLSGSAR; translated from the coding sequence TTGACCAATACTGATTCGTCGGAAACGCTACCTGTGCTCTTTCAGGATGAGCATATGGTGGCAGTGAACAAACCCAGCGGCTTGCTGGTACATCGAAGCCCCATTGATCGGCATGAAACCCGCTTTGCCTTGCAGTTGGTCCGCGACCAGATCGGTCAGCGGGTCTATCCGGTACATCGGCTCGACAAGCCGACTTCAGGGGTCCTCCTGTTCGCGCTCAATTCTGATATCGCTCGGGAGCTCTCGGCGCAGTTCGCCAGTCACACCGTGGACAAGCAGTATCTGGCAGTGGTTCGCGGGTATTGTCCGGAGGAGGGCGAGATCGACCACCCAATTACCGACAAGCCAGACAAGATGATCGACGGGCTTCGAAGCCAGCCCAGACCGGCGCAGGAAGCGCTGACCCGATACCAGCGCCTGGCAACCGTTGAAGTACCCTATGCCGTGGACCGCTACCCCCAGGCCCGCTATTCACTAGTCGCCCTGCAACCGGTGCACGGCCGCAAGCACCAATTGCGGCGACATATGAAACACCTCGGCTATCCAATGATTGGCGATGCGAAGTATGGCAAGGGCGTCCACAACCGATTCTTCCACACGCATTATGGCTGCGACCGGCTGCTACTTGCTTGTGTCGGAATGACGCTGCTCCACCCGGTGAGCGGTGAGCCCGTGGTATTGGAGGCAGACATCGGTCAAGGCTTTGAGAGAGTGCTGGAGGCGCTGGGCTGGGCGAGTGTTCTCTCAGGCAGCGCTCGTTAA
- a CDS encoding winged helix-turn-helix transcriptional regulator, whose protein sequence is MTKIKDMQSGPCCPITCALELLGDRWSLSLMRDMLLFGRRRYSELLASSGPISTNILASRLKQLQEGELIERFKDPLDGKAAIYIPTDKGVSLIPVLVEMVRWGLQNDERALLVPYLERELVHDNAKLQQRVSAQIAEERDALTSAA, encoded by the coding sequence ATGACCAAGATAAAAGACATGCAATCCGGCCCTTGCTGCCCCATAACCTGCGCGCTCGAACTGCTCGGCGATCGCTGGTCCCTGAGCCTGATGCGCGACATGTTGCTCTTCGGCAGACGCCGCTACTCAGAGTTGCTCGCGTCCAGCGGCCCGATCTCCACGAACATCCTCGCCTCCCGACTCAAGCAGTTGCAGGAGGGAGAGCTGATTGAGCGTTTCAAGGATCCACTCGATGGCAAGGCGGCAATTTATATCCCCACAGACAAGGGCGTGAGCCTCATCCCGGTATTGGTCGAAATGGTCCGCTGGGGCCTGCAGAATGATGAACGCGCCCTCTTGGTTCCCTACCTTGAACGCGAATTGGTGCACGACAATGCAAAACTTCAGCAACGCGTCTCAGCCCAGATCGCCGAGGAGCGCGACGCCTTAACGAGCGCTGCCTGA